From a region of the Nonlabens sp. Hel1_33_55 genome:
- a CDS encoding diacylglycerol/lipid kinase family protein — protein sequence MNTLSSNDKLLMVVNPIAGGTNKDPYVDQVKKAANDNYQLKTYFTTGENDEQSIKDSIDEFEPDRILVMGGDGTIKLVAGIVSNKIPIAVLPAGSANGLATDLEIPMKESEAIEVAIGTNSMLIDTLFINGELGLHISDIGLNAELIREYDGGTIRGHLGYAIKVIPTLWKSDTPCKFNITTTEKTQEIEAVMVAFANSKKFGTGVTVNPDGEMNDGYFEVIIFKNLNAIDVVKTLMGSIPLDSEFVEIIKTQEVIVKADRPVSFQIDGEYCDQQSEVKASILPDNLCIVVP from the coding sequence ATGAACACTCTTTCCTCTAACGATAAATTATTAATGGTTGTCAACCCTATCGCTGGCGGTACCAATAAAGATCCATATGTCGATCAAGTAAAGAAAGCTGCAAATGATAATTATCAGCTTAAAACCTACTTTACCACTGGTGAGAATGACGAACAGTCTATCAAAGATTCTATAGATGAGTTCGAGCCAGATCGTATTCTAGTTATGGGTGGTGATGGTACGATAAAGTTAGTAGCAGGGATCGTTTCCAACAAAATCCCTATAGCTGTTTTACCAGCAGGATCTGCTAATGGTCTTGCCACAGATTTAGAAATTCCAATGAAAGAAAGTGAAGCTATTGAAGTAGCAATTGGAACTAATTCTATGTTGATCGATACTCTATTTATTAATGGTGAACTAGGCCTGCACATCAGCGATATAGGACTCAATGCAGAATTGATAAGAGAATATGATGGTGGCACTATTCGAGGTCATTTGGGATATGCGATCAAAGTGATTCCTACCTTATGGAAGAGCGACACACCATGTAAATTTAATATTACAACCACAGAGAAAACGCAAGAGATTGAAGCTGTGATGGTAGCTTTTGCTAACAGTAAAAAGTTTGGCACAGGCGTTACGGTAAATCCCGATGGTGAAATGAACGATGGGTATTTTGAAGTAATTATCTTCAAAAATCTAAACGCTATTGATGTAGTAAAAACATTAATGGGTAGCATACCACTAGATTCCGAATTTGTCGAAATTATCAAAACCCAAGAAGTGATCGTCAAAGCAGATCGACCCGTTAGCTTTCAAATTGACGGTGAATATTGTGATCAACAAAGCGAAGTGAAAGCTTCTATACTTCCAGACAACTTG